The DNA sequence TTCTATTCCCGAGGCGAATTTATTCCTTAAAGTGCTTAAAAATAGCACGTTTAAACGGAATTCCTTCCTATAAGCGTGTCTGCTTCTTCGGCATCGAGGAGGTAATCCTTGCCTGGGAGCAAAATTCTGAAGGTCGTTCCATCTTCTGGGGAGGAGTGTTTGACGAAAATTTTCCCCTGATGGTAATTTTCCACAATTCGCTTAGTGAGTGTCAGTCCAAGTCCCCAGCCCCGCTTTTTGGTAGAGTAGCCAGGGATGAATATTTTATTGATTTTATCTTTAGGAATACCAGGTCCACTATCTGTAATATCCAATACGACGCCTCCTTCAGGCCCTTCCACTAAATTGATGTCAATTTGCCCTTTGGCTTTCATGGCATCTACGGCATTTTTGATCAGGTTTTCAATAACCCAGTTAAATAGTGAGCGGTTGATTGGTGCCATTACAATGGCCGAATTGGTTTCCACATTCACCTTTACCTTCGTGGAGATCCGCTTAGAAAGATATTCGACATTGGAACGGATAACTTCGTAGAGGTTTTCTTCCTCGAGGGTAGGGATGGAGCCGATACTGGAAAACCTGTTGGTAATGGTTTCGAGTCGGTGAGTATCCTTTTCAAGCTCCTCAAGTACTTCGGGATAATTGAAATCCTCATCCGCTTTCAGGTATTCGATCCAGGCAACCAAGGACGACAAGGGAGTCCCGAGCTGATGCGCTGTTTCTTTCGCCAGGCCAATCCATACGCGATTCTGCTCGTTGGTTTTCGAGTTACTGTAAACATAAAAAACCAGGAAGATAAAAAAGGCGATGACCGACAACTGCACAATGGGATAGTAAGTCAGTTGATCAAGCAAAAAAGAGTTTTTATAGAATACATAATTGTAATCATAAACCTGCCCATTTTCATCCGTGAAAACAATCTGCACAGGATCATGCTCCTCTTTCATTTCTTGCACCAACTCCCGCAATTTTTTCTGGCGTTCCTTGGGCGAGAGCTTCGGGTCGATATTAATATTTCTGAAATCCAGCGGACGTTCCACCCCGTCTGTAAGAATCACAGGAATGGAATTATTGGGAACGATGATATTCTGCGTTAAGAACAGCACCTCATCCCGATTGCCAACATTTACCGCGTACTCAATCGTTTTGGCATACAACTCCACAAGTTGCGCCTCTCTTTCTTTGAGTTTTCTTACGATATGATTGGTATATACTATTGAAGCAATTGTTATCACAATAGCCACTACCAAAACACCCCACTTCATCCGAGATTTATTTTGATACAAATCCCAACGTTTTGGTTGCTTCTGTACAGAAGACCTTCCCATAAAATTCAATTTACGTATGCACTACGAGGTACTGTGACCTCCCTAAAAAAAGTAAAAAGTACTAAATAGGCAAAAAAGTATATTGTCTGAAAATTATTCCCCGACAACCGTCGGGGCGAGTACAAATCTACACAAAAAAACTATTCATCCGAAAGCATTTCAATATCTTGAATCAAAACGCGCTTCGAGATGGCCATTCCTGTAGCCGTAGCGGCCATTCCCCCCAGCGCCGTTTCTTTGTATCGGCTTTCCATAGACTGGCCCACCTCATGCATCGCATCCAGGCACTCATCTACAGGAATGATACTGTCCATCCCCGAAAGGGCGATTTGCGCTGAAGAAAAAGCGATGGCCGACGCACTGGCATTACGCACAACGCAAGGCACCTCTACCAAACCCGCAACAGGGTCGCAAACCAGCCCAAGCATACACTGAATCGTTATACCCACGGCATTAAAAACCTGGTCAATATCTCCACCCAAAGCATGAACAATTCCTGCGGATGCCATTGCGGCCGCGGAACCCGTCTCCGCCTGGCAACCTCCCACAGCGCCGGCAAGAGATGCCTTTTGCTCGATAATCAAGGCCACCCCTGCGGCGATCAACATACTTTCGGCAATCTGCCCATCAGTCAGCTCATGTTCTTCCTGAAGCGTATAAAACACCCCTGGCAAGATCCCAGAAGCTCCTGCAGTGGGGGCAGCCACCACTCTGCCCATACAGGAGTTGACTTCCTTGGCCGCCAGCGCACGGGCAATCAATTTCTGAAAAGCGGGAGAAAGCACACTGAGTTTATTGTTGTACACTTTTTTCGCACCATTGTTGATCATCTTTGACACCGAGGTCATGTCCTCCGTCAGGCCAGTGTGAATTGCCTGACGCATCACGCTGTAAGCGGCTTCCATTCCCTGCAAAATTTCAGTTCTTGAGCGCCCCTTCTGTTGCATTTCATAAGCAATAACGGCCTCGAACAATGGCTGTTCCTGCGTTTCGCAATATGCTTTCCACCCCGTAAAATCTTTGAATAAGAAACTCATACTATTCCCTCTGCTGATACTTTATAATACTTAACCATAGGTAACCTGATTTCCTGATGCGAAAATCCATCAGGTTAATTTATCAATTAATTCACTAACCCCACCTATATATAGGTGCAAATATTTGCCATACACACAGGCCTAATGATTATTAGTTGCTGAATATTTAGTATTTTAGACAGATCGAAGAATGTGTATTGTTTTTATAAACCTATGAGCTGGAATTTATTCCCATTTTTTATCAGTGGACTTGCTGCCTTTATTGTCGTGATCAGTGAACTCGTCTTTGGAAAGTATGCCCTGCATGCAGCCCTTATCATCCGTCGGCCACTCATGCCATTTCTTTATGGCGCCTATTATGCGCTACTCGCCATTGGCCTGAGTTACTTCTTTATTGAAGGCAACTTGCAAATTCATCAGGTGCAAGCCCACCAGCACCCTACCGCAATTGGACTTATTGTTGGGCTCAGTATTCGCGCCATTGCCCGCCTGAACCTGTATCAGATTAAAGTGGCTGAAAAAACCCTGGCCATTGGCCCGAAGATGCTCAATGACATCTGGGAACAATACTTTTTCAGAAAAATTGCCGATGATATCGACGAAGCACTTACCGAGGAGGTCCTGCGACTACAACAGCAGTTGCCACAACTTCCTGATTCAACCATTGATTTAATCATCAGGGACAGTTTACCGTCTCATTTCAGCAATGAAAAACGATTGCACTATTGTAAAAAGATTGAGAAGTGCCCTAAAACATTCGATAAACTCCGCTATTTTGCTTTTCACTTTGGGCTGCAACGCCTCAAATTAATTCCGCAGTTTATACCGAATCACAGCGCATTAAAAGAACCTTAAAGCAAAAAGGTGATTTTCCTTTTGCGAAAAAACGATATTAATTCTATTTTTAAGCAAAACCTTAAACATTCAACGACTATGTTAGACGCACCAATTGCCTCAGGCGCAAATATGTTCATTTGGGGCTTTGTCTTTATTTTAGGCATCGTTCATGCACTTATCGCCTTAGATGTCATCTCTACAAAAGAAAAAGACGAAGAGCACGCCTAAAACAGGCTCCTCTGCTGATAATTTTAAAGGTCAGCGGTACTTTATATGGCCGCTGACCTTTTTTATATCATTATCTAAATCTTTAGGTTTTAAGGTTCTACCATTTTTTGTATCTTAATGTCCGAAGCGGAAAACAATCATTTTCTGCACTTTATATAATAGGAGCTGGCGAGACAAACACCGTTGCCTGTTCGCTCGTTATCTAAAGAGGTACATCTTTGTACAAATTACGATATTATGAAAAAACTCATTTTTATACTTTCCGCGGTCATTTTATCCTCCGCAGCTTTTGCCCAGACGAATGTTTCTATGGGACTGAGCTCAATTGTTCCTATGAACAGTGAAGCTCCAGGTGGTTATGGCTACAACCTCAGTGTCAATCACTGGGCAGATGCTCCTTGGAGTAAGGACAAAGATCAAAGCAATTCCTATGTCAGTGATGACATGCCATATAAACCATTACCGCAGGGTAATGCAAATCCACGTATGGGAGCAAAAATTGGCTTTACCGCCTTTTACCAGTCACAGAACGTAGGACCATATCAGTCCTCTTTAATGATGGCAGGGCCACAGATTGCCATGCCATTGAATGACAAATGGTTTTTCCAGGGGCAGTTTTTAGTTGGGCAAGCGAATTATGGCGGCGCACCTATGGCTGTTCGTCCTGAGATCAGCAATGGTCATGTGAATTATGGTGGCAACCAATCGAATATGGCTTATTCTGTAAATACGGCATTCACCTACAAACCCAATGAAAAGACCTCGATCACCTTTGGCTTCTCTGCCTCTAAAGGAGTGATGCCTGCCTACGGCTATGGTGGTGGCATGTATGGAGGAATGGGAGGTATGTATGGAGGTTTCCCTTACGGAGGTATGCGACCAGGCTACGGTTACAATCCTTATTACGGCTGGTAATTCGACCGTTTTATAAATCATCGAAAAAGGTCAGTATCTATATAGCTACTGACCTTTTTTTATGCCCTCCAGTTTACAAGCAAATAAATTTTATCAATAGAAAATGAAACAGAAACATCATTGCACTAATTAAGTATATTACTTAACAATACTCCTAAACATTACCTCTTATACCTCAAAAAAATGAATGGACTGAATGACAAAATGTCGGCTTGGTACAACCATGCGGTTGAGCTGATCCTAACCTATGGCCCAAAGATTATCTTGGCGATAATTGTTTTAGTTATCGGCTTGAAAATCATTGGAAAAATATCCCAAATGCTTCACAGCAGAATGAGCAAGCATAATGTGGATGCTACCCTGCGCCCTTTTATCACCAGTATGGCCAGTTGGGCATTGAAAGCCATGCTCTTCATCTCCGTTGCCTCGATGGTCGGGGTGGAGACCACCAGTTTTGTGGCCGTTTTAGGGGCTGCTGGTTTGGCTGTTGGCCTGGCACTTCAGGGAGCGCTCGCTAACTTTGCGGGCGGGGTTCTTATTCTCATTTTCCGTCCTTATAAGGTAGGCGACCTAATTGAGTCGCAAGGAAAAATTGGTGTGGTATCCGAAATTCAGATCTTCACCACCCTGCTCACCGATCCACAGCATAAAAGAGTGATTATGCCTAATGGGGCAATTCTCAATAATAACATCACCAACTACACAACTGAAGGTATTATCCGTGTAGACTTGACCATTGGGATTTCCTATGATTCCGACATCCGCAAAGCAAAAGAAGTCCTGCTCAATGTGATGGATAAGCATGAAAAGATATTTAACGACCCAGCTCCATTTGTTGGGGTCTCTGCCTTGGCAGACAGCAGCGTGAATTTGGCCGTTCGCCCGCACTGTCATCCTGCCCATTATTGGGATGTCTTTTTCGACATTCAAGAACAGGGAAAAATCGCCTTGGACGAAAACAACATTACCATTCCTTTCCCTCAAGTGGATGTTCACTTCGATAAAGGTCACCAACCTCCACAGGCATAAAATAAATCCCTCACACAGGAGGACATAAAAAAAGGTCTTGACGGCATCATGCGGTCAAGACCTTTTCTTTTACTAAAATTTGGGCATAAAAAAAGTGCTCTATTGAACACTTGCTTGTAGTCCGTAGGGGAATCGAACCCCTGTTACCAGGATGAAAACCTGGCGTCCTAACCCCTAGACGAACGGACCGAATAATGAAAAACCTGATTACTTTATCAGTAAAAAGTAGTCCGTAGGGGAATCGAACCCCTGTTACCAGGATGAAAACCTGGCGTCCTAACCCCTAGACGAACGGACCATCAATATTCCTCAAAAACACCGTTGTGTTTTCGCTTGTAGCGGGAGCAGGACTCGAACCTACGACCTTTGGGTTATGAGCCCAACGAGCTACCAACTGCTCCATCCCGCGATGTGTAGTCCGTAGGGGAATCGAACCCCTGTTACCAGGATGAAAACCTGGCGTCCTAACCCCTAGACGAACGGACCATTAATATTACCCAAAAACACCGTTGTGTTTTCACTTGTAGCGGGAGCAGGACTCGAACCTACGACCTTTGGGTTATGAGCCCAACGAGCTACCAACTGCTCCATCCCGCGATGTGTAGTCCGTAGGGGAATCGAACCCCTGTTACCAGGATGAAAACCTGGCGTCCTAACCCCTAGACGAACGGACCATTAATATTACCCAAAAACACCGTTGTGCTTTCACTTGTAGCGGGAGCAGGACTCGAACCTACGACCTTTGGGTTATGAGCCCAACGAGCTACCAACTGCTCCATCCCGCGATGTGTAGTCCGTAGGGGAATCGAACCCCTGTTACCAGGATGAAAACCTGGCGTCCTAACCCCTAGACGAACGGACCAAAATATCTTTTATTCCTGAAAACCACCGTTGTGATTCTCTTAGTAGCGGGAGCAGGACTCGAACCTACGACCTTTGGGTTATGAGCCCAACGAGCTACCAACTGCTCCATCCCGCGATGTGTAGTCCGTAGGGGAATCGAACCCCTGTTACCAGGATGAAAACCTGGCGTCCTAACCCCTAGACGAACGGACCAAAATATCTTTTATTCCTGAAAACCACCGTTGTGATTCTCTTAGTAGCGGGAGCAGGACTCGAACCTACGACCTTTGGGTTATGAGCCCAACGAGCTACCAACTGCTCCATCCCGCGATGTGTAGTCCGTAGGGGAATCGAACCCCTGTTACCAGGATGAAAACCTGGCGTCCTAACCCCTAGACGAACGGACCAAAATATCTTTTATTCCTGAAAATCACCGTTGTGATTCTCTTTGTAGCGGGAGCAGGACTCGAACCTACGACCTTTGGGTTATGAGCCCAACGAGCTACCAACTGCTCCATCCCGCGATGTGTAGTCCGTAGGGGAATCGAACCCCTGTTACCAGGATGAAAACCTGGCGTCCTAACCCCTAGACGAACGGACCAAAATATCTTTTATTCCTGAAAATCACCGTTGTGATTCTCTTTGTAGCGGGAGCAGGACTCGAACCTACGACCTTTGGGTTATGAGCCCAACGAGCTACCAACTGCTCCATCCCGCGATGTGTAGTCCGTAGGGGAATCGAACCCCTGTTACCAGGATGAAAACCTGGCGTCCTAACCCCTAGACGAACGGACCAAAATATCTTTTATTCCTGAAAACCACCGTTGTGATTCTCTTAGTAGCGGGAGCAGGACTCGAACCTACGACCTTTGGGTTATGAGCCCAACGAGCTACCAACTGCTCCATCCCGCGATGTGTAGTCCGTAGGGGAATCGAACCCCTGTTACCAGGATGAAAACCTGGCGTCCTAACCCCTAGACGAACGGACCGTGCTTCAAATTTGCGGATGCAAAGTAACAAAACTTACATCTACATTGTCAAGTAATAGACTGAATTTAATTTTCAACTCAAATCCACTTGACATTTCCGACTCAGAAATCAATCAGAATACTTTTTAAAAGCATTTAAAAAGCCCCTTGCTGAAATCGGAGTACAAAGGTAAGTTGAAAATCCATTAAATCAAGCTATATTTGTAAAAAAAATAATGAATGGCAACACAGAAAAAGCATAAAGCAGGCTTTGTCAGCATCATAGGCAAACCAAATGTAGGTAAATCTACATTGATGAATGCGTTGGTAGGAGAGCGTTTATCAATTATTACCTCCAAAGCGCAGACAACAAGGCACCGAATTTTCGGGATTATCAGTGGCGACGACTTTCAGGTCGTGTATTCTGACACCCCTGGAATTTTAAAACCTCAGTACGAACTGCACAACTCCATGATGGATTATGTCAATGCTTCTTTGGAAGATGCCGACCTGGTCTTGTTCGTTACTGACCTCTATGAGAAAATTGAACCTGAAGATCCTGCTTTGGCAAGGTTGAAAAAGGCCAATGTACCCGTTCTGTTTATCATGAATAAGATGGACTTGAACAAAGGCTCTCAGGCAGACGATAAAATCTCGTACTGGATGGATCATGTTGAGCCAGAGAAAGTCATCAAGGTATCTGCTTTGAAAAAGGAAAATCTTGAAGAGCTTTTCGGAGCCATTCTTGAATACCTTCCTGAGCACCCTGCCTATTTCCCGAAAGAACAACTCACAGACCGCCCTGAGCGATTCTTCGGCGCAGAAATTATTCGTGAAAAAATCTTCCTGAATTACAAGAAGGAAGTTCCTTACAGCACTGAGGTTGCGATTACCGATTTCGAAGAGGAAGAGAATATTATTCGTATCCGCGCCGAAATTTATGTGGAGCGAAAAAGCCAGCGGGCCATCCTGATTGGGCACAAAGGAGAGGCGATCAAAAAGGTAGGTATAGAGTCTCGTTTGGAGATGGAAGCCTTCTTCATGAAGAAGGTATTTCTGGAAACCTATGTGAAGGTCGCCGATGACTGGCGCAAAAAAGAACGCTCATTAAAAAACTTTGGCTATGATCGTTAATTGTTTTTTAGCAATTTTGTAGCAGAATTAAGCCACAATCGCCCAAAATATCAATTTTTGGTCTTTTAATTGTGGTGATCAGTAATTATTTATCAGGCATGAACGTATGCCGTTAATCTTAACGCCCAAGCGGGGCGATGAATTAGCAAAAAAGAAAACATGGCAAATATAGTAGCGATTGTTGGACGACCTAACGTAGGGAAATCCACCCTTTTTAACCGTCTGATTGAAAGAAAACAGGCGATTATGGATGACGAAGCGGGCGTTACCCGCGACAGACACTACGGTGTTGCTGAATGGACTGGCAAGTATTTCACCGTCATTGACACTGGTGGGTACGTTGTGGGTTCTGAGGATACTTTTGAGGAAGCCATCCGTGATCAAGTACAGATTGCCCTGAACGAAGCCTCTGTGGTATTGTTCATGGTAGATACCAAAACGGGAATGACTGATCTTGACAAAGATTTTGCAAAGATTGTTCGTCGTATGAAAAAGCCTGCCCTTGTTGTTGCCAACAAGACGGACAACACGGAACTGCAGATGATGTACCATGAGTTTTACGGCTTGGGTATCGATGATGTCTTCCCGATTTCAGCAAACAATGGTTCGGGAACGGGCGAATTGCTCGACCGCGTAGTAGAATTACTTCCTGAAGAAGGCGAAGAAAACCCTTACGAGGGCATTCCACGAATTGCAATTTTAGGCCGTCCAAATGCGGGAAAATCTTCTTTTGTGAACCTTCTTTTAGGAGAAGAACGCAATATTGTAACTGATCTTGCAGGTACTACTCGCGACAGCATCAACTCTCATTACAATGCCTATGGGCAAGAGTTTATTCTGACCGACACCGCTGGTATCCGTAAACGGACGAAAGTCAAGGAGAAAATTGAATTTTACTCTGTGATACGCTCCATACAGGCTTTACAGGACTCTGATGTGATTATCTTGATGATTGATGCCACCCGTGGATTTGAATCTCAGGACATGAACCTGGTTGCTTTGGCTTCGAGATACAAGAAAGGTTTGATGATCATGGTCAATAAGTGGGATTTGATTGAAAAAGACCACAAGACCTCTGAGCGTTTCACTAAAAATATCAAAGAAAAATTAGGGCCTTTGGGTTACGCACCAATTGTTTATACTTCAGTAATGAATAAACAGCGTGTACATAAAGCCATTGAAACAGCCATTGAGATTCACGGTAATATTGAGCGTCGTATCCCTACTTCGCAGTTGAATGATATCATGCTGGATGAGATCGGTGCTTTCCCACCACCATCATTGAAAGGAAAATATATCCGTATCAAATACGTTACACAGTTACCGACCAAAACGCCTTCATTTGCGTTCTTCTGTAACTTGCCTCAGTACATCAAAGATCCATATCGCCGATTTATTGAGAATAAATTGCGTGCACACTTCGGCTTCGAAGGGGTACCGATTCAGGTTTATTTCCGTAAGAAATAACAAAACCATAGACATTAAAAAAGGCATTGAATTTATCGTTCAATGCCTTTTTTGTTTAGAGAAGTGTTAGGGTTTACACTGGTCTTAGCGTCCCGCTAAGACCCAAAACCAAGCAAGCGTCCGCTTGCCCAAAAATCTACGAAGTCTCCTGTTTTCGCCATCGGGACACCCAAGTCAAAAATTGAATAATTCCGCCAATTTCACCTGCTCGGGCTGCAACAAAAGTACTTTGTTTATTTTGCTTCCATCTGGTAGTCGAACCTGAATTTCGTAAATGCTCCGAGCAATTTTGATTGCCTGTTCAGGACTTAGCCTTGCCTCTTTAATATTGAGCTGTCTCTCCAACTCTTTATGTACCTTATATGCAACAAAGGAAATGCAGATATGACTCTCAATTCTTTTTTGAATCCGATGGAATATAGGTCTAATTTTTAAGTCTGTCTTCGAGATACGAAAAGCTTTTTCAATTTTCCATAGTTCTCCATAATTGGCAATGATTTCATCAGAATTACCCTCTACGTTCGTTAAATAGCCTTTTAGGCCATCCCATTTACCATCTTCCTTGAACTTCTCTTCATCTAACTGCACCTTTACCTCGCCATCAAGTTTTAAATATTTGTTATAGCCTCTGTTATTGATATTGGACTTTGTAAGCTTACCTGATGCAATATTCTTCTTGAGTTTATCAAGCCCTTTTTGTCTGTTTTTACCATCCTTTTTGGCTCTTTTGTCAGAATATGTAATAATCAGCCTTAATCCATCAGGTTGAGCTATTTCAGCAGACTCTCCATTACCCAAAGTCAAGTTTAATATTTGGTCTTTGACTTCTTTGTTCATGTTCTTAATTCTTGCTCCGAGAATAAATCCATAGCCTTTATTAAGTAGTTCTTTTACATTTTTATTAGACATGAGCCCTGAATCAGCAACAACTACCAACTTGGTAATATTATATTTGTTGCAGAACTCATCCACGATAGGCAACATGGTATGCCCTTCAAACTTATTACCTTCAAATATTTCGTAAGCAAGTGGATAGCCTCCTCTACTAACCAATAAGCCCAGTACAATTTGCGGATTTTGATGTTTCCCCTCTTTTGAAAAGCCTGTTTTTCTTAAATCATCTTGATGATCTGTTTCAAAATAAAGAGTGGTTACATCATAAAATGCAATATTCACCTCGCCTTCTAAAACTTGTTTCGAGTGTTCGAAGCTAAGATGTTGTAATATCTCTTTATACTCTGAATGAACCTTATCCATTAGCCTGTAAACAGTATTGACAGAGACATTCATCCCATGATTTAACGACCAATGCTCTGTTGTCGCTAGCTTGCTTACAGGATATTCAATGCGAGAAAATACTAATCTCCGAAATAAGAGATCACCGACAAGATTAAAGCCTATTTCGTCATAAATAGAATTTAGTAGAAGGTCAATGCCAACTGATTTGACTTGATCTATTTTGTCAAGGACCTGTTCAGTTTCGGCTCTTTGATTATCGAAATTAATGGCAACCTGACCAGTCTGACCATGAATCCATTGATTTGCTTCATTTTTAAGTGCTAAAATCTCGTTTGGGTCAGCCGATGAGCCAAAAGTCTTAACAACTTTGTACTTTTTTGAGGATTTCAGTATGACTTGGACACTAATGGTACCACTTTTATTGAGTTTTTCACGCACAAACATGCCTTAAATTAGGCAAAATTTAGAAACGGGACACCCACTTTTGACCTGTTTTTATTGTAATCGATTGATTTTTAGGGTGTAGCGAAAATCAGCCAAAAAAGGTGGCGAAGACAGGAAAAAAGGCATTGAATTTATCGTTCAATGCCTTTTTTGTTTAGAGAAGTGTTAGGGTTTACACTGGTCTTAGCGTCCCGCTAAGACCCAAAACCAAGCAAGCGTCCGCTTGCCCAAAAATCTACGAAGTCTCTTCGCCCGCCAACTGTTTATTATACAAATCAAAATACGCCCCCGTTTTCTCCATCAGCTGATCGTGCGTTCCCGCTTCAGCAATCTCACCATCATTCAACACCAAAATCTTATCCGCCAATTTTGCGGAAGAAATACGGTGAGAGATAATGATCGACGTTTTATTTTCCATCACCCCTTTGAGGGCATTCAAAATCGCATTTTCCGTTTTGGTATCTACGGCCGAAAGGGAATCATCCAAAATCAAAATCTTGGGGTTACGCACAATCGCACGGGCAATCGATACCCGTTGCTTCTGACCACCCGAGAGCGTGATTCCCCTTTCTCCGAGAACAGTATCATAACCATGCTCAAAGTTGATAATATTTTCATGCAGATCCGCTTGCTTCGAAGCTTCCAGCATGGCTGTTTCAGAAACATCATCGCTACCGAAAGCAATATTATTACGAATCGAATCTGAGAACAAAAAGACATCCTGCGGCACATAACCAATCTGTCGGCGGATATATGGAATTTTATAATCCCTGATATTCTGCCCATCAATTTTTATTGCCCCTTCCGAGACATCAAACATTCGGCAAATCAAATTGGCCAATGTACTTTTACCCGAACCTGTTCCTCCAATAATCGCAACGGACTCCCCCGATTCAATATTAAAACTGATGTCCTTCAGTGCGACAATCCCCGAATCCTCATACTTAAAAGTAACACGCTCAAAAGCCAGCTGTCCTGTTACTGGCGTTTCAAGCTGCTTTTCCGAAAGAATATCATTCTTGGTAAATAAAAATTCATTGATCCGTTTTTGCGATGCCGCTGCCC is a window from the Persicobacter psychrovividus genome containing:
- a CDS encoding IS1634 family transposase, which gives rise to MFVREKLNKSGTISVQVILKSSKKYKVVKTFGSSADPNEILALKNEANQWIHGQTGQVAINFDNQRAETEQVLDKIDQVKSVGIDLLLNSIYDEIGFNLVGDLLFRRLVFSRIEYPVSKLATTEHWSLNHGMNVSVNTVYRLMDKVHSEYKEILQHLSFEHSKQVLEGEVNIAFYDVTTLYFETDHQDDLRKTGFSKEGKHQNPQIVLGLLVSRGGYPLAYEIFEGNKFEGHTMLPIVDEFCNKYNITKLVVVADSGLMSNKNVKELLNKGYGFILGARIKNMNKEVKDQILNLTLGNGESAEIAQPDGLRLIITYSDKRAKKDGKNRQKGLDKLKKNIASGKLTKSNINNRGYNKYLKLDGEVKVQLDEEKFKEDGKWDGLKGYLTNVEGNSDEIIANYGELWKIEKAFRISKTDLKIRPIFHRIQKRIESHICISFVAYKVHKELERQLNIKEARLSPEQAIKIARSIYEIQVRLPDGSKINKVLLLQPEQVKLAELFNF
- the sdaAA gene encoding L-serine ammonia-lyase, iron-sulfur-dependent, subunit alpha: MSFLFKDFTGWKAYCETQEQPLFEAVIAYEMQQKGRSRTEILQGMEAAYSVMRQAIHTGLTEDMTSVSKMINNGAKKVYNNKLSVLSPAFQKLIARALAAKEVNSCMGRVVAAPTAGASGILPGVFYTLQEEHELTDGQIAESMLIAAGVALIIEQKASLAGAVGGCQAETGSAAAMASAGIVHALGGDIDQVFNAVGITIQCMLGLVCDPVAGLVEVPCVVRNASASAIAFSSAQIALSGMDSIIPVDECLDAMHEVGQSMESRYKETALGGMAATATGMAISKRVLIQDIEMLSDE
- a CDS encoding HAMP domain-containing sensor histidine kinase, encoding MGRSSVQKQPKRWDLYQNKSRMKWGVLVVAIVITIASIVYTNHIVRKLKEREAQLVELYAKTIEYAVNVGNRDEVLFLTQNIIVPNNSIPVILTDGVERPLDFRNINIDPKLSPKERQKKLRELVQEMKEEHDPVQIVFTDENGQVYDYNYVFYKNSFLLDQLTYYPIVQLSVIAFFIFLVFYVYSNSKTNEQNRVWIGLAKETAHQLGTPLSSLVAWIEYLKADEDFNYPEVLEELEKDTHRLETITNRFSSIGSIPTLEEENLYEVIRSNVEYLSKRISTKVKVNVETNSAIVMAPINRSLFNWVIENLIKNAVDAMKAKGQIDINLVEGPEGGVVLDITDSGPGIPKDKINKIFIPGYSTKKRGWGLGLTLTKRIVENYHQGKIFVKHSSPEDGTTFRILLPGKDYLLDAEEADTLIGRNSV
- the der gene encoding ribosome biogenesis GTPase Der — encoded protein: MANIVAIVGRPNVGKSTLFNRLIERKQAIMDDEAGVTRDRHYGVAEWTGKYFTVIDTGGYVVGSEDTFEEAIRDQVQIALNEASVVLFMVDTKTGMTDLDKDFAKIVRRMKKPALVVANKTDNTELQMMYHEFYGLGIDDVFPISANNGSGTGELLDRVVELLPEEGEENPYEGIPRIAILGRPNAGKSSFVNLLLGEERNIVTDLAGTTRDSINSHYNAYGQEFILTDTAGIRKRTKVKEKIEFYSVIRSIQALQDSDVIILMIDATRGFESQDMNLVALASRYKKGLMIMVNKWDLIEKDHKTSERFTKNIKEKLGPLGYAPIVYTSVMNKQRVHKAIETAIEIHGNIERRIPTSQLNDIMLDEIGAFPPPSLKGKYIRIKYVTQLPTKTPSFAFFCNLPQYIKDPYRRFIENKLRAHFGFEGVPIQVYFRKK
- a CDS encoding mechanosensitive ion channel family protein gives rise to the protein MNGLNDKMSAWYNHAVELILTYGPKIILAIIVLVIGLKIIGKISQMLHSRMSKHNVDATLRPFITSMASWALKAMLFISVASMVGVETTSFVAVLGAAGLAVGLALQGALANFAGGVLILIFRPYKVGDLIESQGKIGVVSEIQIFTTLLTDPQHKRVIMPNGAILNNNITNYTTEGIIRVDLTIGISYDSDIRKAKEVLLNVMDKHEKIFNDPAPFVGVSALADSSVNLAVRPHCHPAHYWDVFFDIQEQGKIALDENNITIPFPQVDVHFDKGHQPPQA
- the era gene encoding GTPase Era — translated: MATQKKHKAGFVSIIGKPNVGKSTLMNALVGERLSIITSKAQTTRHRIFGIISGDDFQVVYSDTPGILKPQYELHNSMMDYVNASLEDADLVLFVTDLYEKIEPEDPALARLKKANVPVLFIMNKMDLNKGSQADDKISYWMDHVEPEKVIKVSALKKENLEELFGAILEYLPEHPAYFPKEQLTDRPERFFGAEIIREKIFLNYKKEVPYSTEVAITDFEEEENIIRIRAEIYVERKSQRAILIGHKGEAIKKVGIESRLEMEAFFMKKVFLETYVKVADDWRKKERSLKNFGYDR